DNA from Agarilytica rhodophyticola:
AAATCGAAAATCAAAATACACAAGCCATAACTCGCTTTGGAAATTCCCTCTCACAATTACCCAAACTGCTTCGCCTAAGTCAGAATCAAAATAGCAGTGCACTAGCTAACACTAAAATAGAAGCTGAACTCATTTTTCAAAATAGCCGATTCCATGTTATTAATTTGGCGAATAATAATGATAAAAAAATATTGCTCTTATGTGAGTTAGATGCTGAAAAAACTCTTAAGCCAACCTCTATTCCTGCGCCATCCGCAGGCTACGGTAGACAGGCAAGTTTACTTAAAATGACTGAAAAACTTACTAAAACAGGCTTTTGGCATGTTAGCACTGACACCAATAAGCTCTTTTGGTCAGATGAAGTTTATGCTATCTATGGTGAAAACCTAACAAGCTATACACCTAACATGGAAGCATTTTTCAATTATTATATCGACAACAATAAGGACAAAGTAAAACAGTATTTCGAGGATGCAGTAAAAACAAGTAAGGGCTTTCAATTTACTTTTCGCATAAGACGTCGTGATAATAATATTCGCTGGCTGAGGAGTCGAGCAAATGTCGAGATCGATGGTAACGGTAAAGTCATTTCAATTTTTGGTATCACTCAAGACTTAACTGAGGAGTTTAAAAATAAAGAACAGTTAGAGCGCCTATCCCTAGTTGCAAGTAGAACCACAAATGCAGTCATAATTTGCGATAAAAAAGGCAGAATAGAATGGGTAAATAAAGGCTTTGAAGATTTAACGGGATATTCATTAATAGAGGTATTAGGTAAAAGACCTGATAAAATTCTCGCCGGCCCACTAACAGATAAAACAACCGTCAAACATATTATTTCTAATGCTAATGCCTTGCAGCCAATTAACTGCGATGTCATTAATTACCACAGAAACGGTGACAATTACTGGGTTAACCTAGTTGTAACACCCATTGTGCAACACGGTGAACAAGAAGGCTTCATTGGCATTCAAACCAATATAAGCGATAGAAAAAAAGCAGATTCATATCTTGCCCAAGCACAACGCATGGAGGCGATAGGTCAGTTAGTAGGGGGGGTCGCACATGATTTTAACAATATTCTGGGCATTTTGCGTGGTAACTTAGAACTACTAGAACTGAAGCTTAAACAGCCAGACAATAAATATCTCGCTAAAGCCTTCCACGCATCTAATCGAGCTACCAGCTTAACTAAAAAACTACTTCAATTCTCACGTTTTAAAGTTACTGAATCAAAACAGATTAATCCCAATACCATCATTAATAATTTGGCAGATTTATTAACTAAGTCGCTTACTCAAAACGTCAAATTAGAACTACATTTGCAGTCGGATATTTATCCGGTGTGGGGTAGCAGTGGCGATCTTGAAGACTCTTTATTAAACCTTGTTATCAACGCAAGGGATGCAATGGAAGGAAATGGCAAAGTTACCATCTATACTGAAAATGTCAGCTTGGGAGAAAAATTACGTTTTAAATCTCACAGTGTTGCTGTAACACCTGGAGATTACGTGAAATTGATGGTGAAAGATACGGGGCCAGGTATTCCAGAAGAGGTGCAAAATAGAGTTTTTGAGCCTTTTTTTACTACCAAAGAACAAGGAAGTGGTTTGGGTCTCAGTATGGTTTATGGTTTTGTGCAACGAGCTAACGGCTACATACTTGTTGATAGTGGCGACACATTTGGAACAGAGATTTGTATTTGGCTACCGCGCTCAAATATTGAAAAGACGCAAAACTCAACATCAAAACTACAAGTAGACACTAAAATTGATAGGCCCCATAAAATTTTTGTGGTGGACGATGAAGCAGACATATTAGAAATTGTTAGTGAATATTTAAGTCCACTGGGCTGTGAAGTAGTGACAACCTCCAACCCAGTGGAAGCACAACGGGTACTTTTGGAAGATAAAGATATAGATCTTTTACTTACCGATGAAGTTATGCCTGGTGTAGTAAAAGGCCACACCTTGGTGAAAACTGCTATCCACAGCAGCAAAAAAATACGCTGTATTATTATGTCAGGCTATAACCTTGATTTAGGTCAAATAGAAGGTAAAGCTGATGTGTTAGCAAAGCCATTTACCCGTTCAGAACTAATCGACATGATTAATAAAAATCTCAAGGTAAGAGAAAAAACAGACTAGCTTTTGGGTAATGATTTATGGCGAAAACTCAAATACTCTTAATTGATGAAGACACTGCTTTATGCGCGCAAATACAGAAAAGTTTATCAGACACCTATGATATCCATATACGAAGCACTGCTGCAGAAGCGCTAGCAACTCAGGAAGAGAAGAATTCGCCAATAATATTGCTTGATACCAACTTGTCTCAATGCGATGGACTCGAATTGTGTAAGCAGCTGAGTAAAATAGGCGATCCAGCCCCTTTTATTCTGACAATGTCACAAAATGATTCATTAGAACAAAAACTTGAATCTTATAAGTACGGATGTAAAGACTTTTTACCCAAACCATTTAAGCTCCCTGAATTAAGGGTGAAAGTAGAAGCTTTAGAACAGTTTTACAAGCGCAGTATTGAACTGGCTGAAACCAGTGAATTCGCCTCTAAAACGGCCATGCATGCAATGGCCGAGGCATCCCAATATGGTGAAGTGCTGCGTTTTTACAACAGCATGTATCAAGCAGACGACATCGACAAAATCAAAACCGCTTTTTTTGGGCTCATGGGTAATTTTGGCTTACGCTGTGCTATACAGTTTCGTACCGTTGATATTTATACATTTAACCATGATGATGATGAATGCAGTCCTATAGAAGCACAAATCTTCGAAAACTTTAGTAAAGGTGATCGCTTGATTTCGTTTTCTAACAGGATGATGGTAAATGGCGGCTTTGCCTCTATTATTGTCAAAAATATGCCTATTGATAATGAAACAGAGAATGGACGCCTGCGGGATATTCTTGCCACACTAATCGATGGAATAGACGCAAAACTCCTCGATTTACAACGCCTCAGTTTATTGCGTCAAACCTCAAGTGAACTTGCTTTATCAAGCCAGCGTTTGACAAAGGTTATGAAAGATCATGAAAAATATATCAGCAGTGCGATGAATCATGTTATCTCTGAAATAAACTCTAGCTTTCATGTATTAGAGTTAACGGAAAAACAAGAAGATTTTTTTACAGAGCTGACCGAACAAGTACTCCGTAGTATGGAGGAAAGTTTTGTTCACGTGGGCAGTGAGTGCGATATTATTGAATGTATACGCCTTTCTCTTGGTGTCGTTTTAAATGGGAGCAATTATAAGGTGTCGCAATAATTTTCATTATGACACCCACCAAGACTTATTTCAGCCTGTTAACAAGCCTCTACTATTGGAGTAAACTCCTTTTCAATGTACATATTCTAAGGCCTTGTTAGCGGCCATTAGACCATCATCCAGCCCTAATATAACTAACTATCTACACTTTTTTATGCCAGAGTTACCCGAAGTAGAAACAACCTGCCGTGGAATTGCGCCACATATTGAACAGCAAAGTGTCAAGAAAGTTACCATTCGCAATGCTAGCCTGCGTTGGCCGGTAGATGAAAAGTTACCCAAGATTCTCCGCAATAAAACCTTAAATCATATTAGCCGTAGGGGTAAATATCTACTACTACATTTCGACCACGGTGCTGTACTCTGGCACTTAGGTATGTCGGGAAGCTTACGTATTATAAAAGAGAACGAAAAACCAAAACTTCACGACCATGTCGATGTGCAATTTAACAATGGTAATATCCTGCGCTTTCATGATCCGCGACGTTTTGGTTCAGTAATCTGGACCGAAGAGTCTCTTGAGGAACACAAATTACTTCATCACCTAGGGCCTGAACCGCTAAGTGATAATTTTCACGATGATTACCTATATGAAAGATCGCGAAAAATACAACAGGCCGTCAAAACATGGATTATGGACAGCAAAGTGGTGGTGGGAGTAGGTAATATCTACGCCAATGAAGCACTATTCAAGGCGGGAATACACCCACTGAAATCTGCCAGTAAAATTTCTCGCCCAAAATATAAACGTCTTACAGAAGAGATCAAAAGCATTCTGCATTATGCCATTCAACGAGGAGGAACCACCTTAAGAGACTTCGTTGGCGGAGATGGCAAGCCTGGATATTTCGCTCAGGAACTAAATGTATATGGGCGAGGGGGAGAGCCTTGTGTCACGTGTAAAAAGCCTCTCACAGAAAAACGTTTAGGACAGCGCTCGACAGTTTATTGCACCCACTGCCAAAAATAACACATGAGCCATCCTTGGCTCGCCGTTTAAAGGCTTAATTTGCTAAAGCAGCTTTCTGAATAGCTACAAGGTCGCTAATCCCCTTCTTAGCTAAGCCAAACATTTGCTCAAATTCCTCTTGAGTAAATGGCTCTTTTTCAGCTGTACCTTGAATTTCAATCATGCCACCATTTTCTGTCATTACAATATTCATGTCGGTGTGAGCACTTGAGTCTTCAGGATAATCGAGATCTAGTACCGCTTCTCCCTCATAAATACCTACCGAAACAGCCGCTACCAAATTATTCATAGGATTAGTTTTAATCATCGATTTTTCAACCATGGCATTTAAAGCATCCATTAAAGCGACACAGCAACCGGTTATAGAAGCTGTTCTGGTGCCACCATCTGCTTGGATAACATCGCAGTCGAGGGTTATGGTATTTTCTCCTAAAGCTTCAAGATCTAATGCTGCTCGTAATGAACGACCGATTAAACGCTGGATTTCCACCGTACGTCCGGTTTGTTTTCCTCGCGCAGCTTCACGGTTCATGCGCGTTCCAGTAGAACGAGGTAACATGCCATATTCAGCAGTAATCCAACCTCTCCCCTCACCTTTCATAAAACGAGGAACGCCAGCCTCTACCGTTGCATTACAAATAACTTTGGTATTGCCAAATACCACTAAGACCGATCCCTCGGCATGACAGGTAAATTGTCGTGTTATACTAACTTCGCGTAATTGATCAACACTGCGCCCACTCGGTCTTTGCATATTTGCCTCTAATCATTGGTTTTAACTTGCCGCCATTATAACGCCACAACGTCTTTTGCGCTTGTGTGTTAGTATGTCTACTTTTAATCTGCCTAGAGGGGTTTCCTATGCCACGCAGTATGACGGGGTTTGCCCGCCAAGAATTTCAGCATCCATGGGGAGTGCTCTCTTGCGAAATTCGAAGTGTCAATCATCGCTATTTAGAACCATCTTTTCGCTTACCAGAAACTCTGCGCAGCCTAGAGCCAATATTACGAGATCTTTTACGCAAGAATTTAAGCCGCGGTAAGGTCGAGGTGGCTTTCTCGTTAAAAACAGATTTAGCCGAAGATGCTCGCCTAGGTTTAAACGAAAAGCTGGCAGATCAGATTGTCGAGCTGGCGCAATTAGTACAAGATAAATTGACAGATCCTGCCAAACTTAATCCCATTGATATACTGCGCTGGCCTGCGGTTATTAAGACTGCCGAAATTGAAGCCGATGTATTAACCCAAGCGGGCACCGATTTATTTGAGAAAACTCTGGAAGAACTTATCGCCAACCGTGTTCGCGAAGGCAGTGAATTGGCACAAATGATTGAAAAACGCCTAGTCAACATAGGTGAACAGGTCGAATTTGTACGAGAAAAAATGCCTCAGCTGCTAGAGGCGCATCAACAAAAATTGCGCGCTAAACTGGAAACCTTAAAAGTCGATGTGGATGAAGAAAGATTCAGCCAGGAAGCCGTTTACATCGCCCAAAAAGTAGACATCGCCGAAGAAGTGGATCGCTTGGAAGCTCACCTAAGTGAAGTCCGCCATACCCTAAAGCAAAATGGCCCCATTGGACGTCGCCTCGACTTTTTAATGCAAGAACTCAATCGCGAAGCCAATACCCTCTCGTCTAAATCTATCGCCACTGACACCACTCAATCCTCTGTGGATATCAAAGTCTTTATCGAGCAGATGCGCGAGCAGGTGCAGAATATAGAGTAATTACTAGAACTAACCCTTTGACTGAAGCCGCAAGATATCTTCCTGCTTCAGTTCCTTGCCGCTGGCGTCAGCGACAAGCATCTTGCCGATGGGTACACCTTCACTATCACACAAAGAGAAGGGGCTTCGTTTATCTTCATCAACCCACTTTTCTGACCACTGATAGATAGCCACTAATACAGGAAATAGATCCTGACCTTTTTGTGTGAGGTGATATTCAAAACGGCTACCTGTTTGTCCTACCTCAACCTTATTCATCAGTTCATTTTCCACTAATTGGTTGAGGCGGTTCTTAAGAATATTTTTTGCGATACCGAGGCTTTTCTCGAAGTCGGAATAGCGACTAATACCCGCCATGGCATCTCTAATGATTAAAAAAGACCAAATATCTCCCACAGAAGAGAGGCATTGGGCAACGGAACATTGGTGATGGGAAAAACTAACTCGTGTCATAAGAAATAATATAACCAAAAAGGTTGCATTAGGCAACCAAATATTTTAGTCTCTTAGAAAGACCAAAAATAAGGTGTTCCTAATGTTTAAGCAATCCATTCTAATTTACGGTGCCAACGGCTATACCGGCAGACAATTGGCCAGCTAT
Protein-coding regions in this window:
- a CDS encoding hybrid sensor histidine kinase/response regulator; protein product: MLNIENYNVPVVILNHNDEIENQNTQAITRFGNSLSQLPKLLRLSQNQNSSALANTKIEAELIFQNSRFHVINLANNNDKKILLLCELDAEKTLKPTSIPAPSAGYGRQASLLKMTEKLTKTGFWHVSTDTNKLFWSDEVYAIYGENLTSYTPNMEAFFNYYIDNNKDKVKQYFEDAVKTSKGFQFTFRIRRRDNNIRWLRSRANVEIDGNGKVISIFGITQDLTEEFKNKEQLERLSLVASRTTNAVIICDKKGRIEWVNKGFEDLTGYSLIEVLGKRPDKILAGPLTDKTTVKHIISNANALQPINCDVINYHRNGDNYWVNLVVTPIVQHGEQEGFIGIQTNISDRKKADSYLAQAQRMEAIGQLVGGVAHDFNNILGILRGNLELLELKLKQPDNKYLAKAFHASNRATSLTKKLLQFSRFKVTESKQINPNTIINNLADLLTKSLTQNVKLELHLQSDIYPVWGSSGDLEDSLLNLVINARDAMEGNGKVTIYTENVSLGEKLRFKSHSVAVTPGDYVKLMVKDTGPGIPEEVQNRVFEPFFTTKEQGSGLGLSMVYGFVQRANGYILVDSGDTFGTEICIWLPRSNIEKTQNSTSKLQVDTKIDRPHKIFVVDDEADILEIVSEYLSPLGCEVVTTSNPVEAQRVLLEDKDIDLLLTDEVMPGVVKGHTLVKTAIHSSKKIRCIIMSGYNLDLGQIEGKADVLAKPFTRSELIDMINKNLKVREKTD
- a CDS encoding response regulator, which encodes MAKTQILLIDEDTALCAQIQKSLSDTYDIHIRSTAAEALATQEEKNSPIILLDTNLSQCDGLELCKQLSKIGDPAPFILTMSQNDSLEQKLESYKYGCKDFLPKPFKLPELRVKVEALEQFYKRSIELAETSEFASKTAMHAMAEASQYGEVLRFYNSMYQADDIDKIKTAFFGLMGNFGLRCAIQFRTVDIYTFNHDDDECSPIEAQIFENFSKGDRLISFSNRMMVNGGFASIIVKNMPIDNETENGRLRDILATLIDGIDAKLLDLQRLSLLRQTSSELALSSQRLTKVMKDHEKYISSAMNHVISEINSSFHVLELTEKQEDFFTELTEQVLRSMEESFVHVGSECDIIECIRLSLGVVLNGSNYKVSQ
- the mutM gene encoding bifunctional DNA-formamidopyrimidine glycosylase/DNA-(apurinic or apyrimidinic site) lyase — translated: MPELPEVETTCRGIAPHIEQQSVKKVTIRNASLRWPVDEKLPKILRNKTLNHISRRGKYLLLHFDHGAVLWHLGMSGSLRIIKENEKPKLHDHVDVQFNNGNILRFHDPRRFGSVIWTEESLEEHKLLHHLGPEPLSDNFHDDYLYERSRKIQQAVKTWIMDSKVVVGVGNIYANEALFKAGIHPLKSASKISRPKYKRLTEEIKSILHYAIQRGGTTLRDFVGGDGKPGYFAQELNVYGRGGEPCVTCKKPLTEKRLGQRSTVYCTHCQK
- the rph gene encoding ribonuclease PH, which translates into the protein MQRPSGRSVDQLREVSITRQFTCHAEGSVLVVFGNTKVICNATVEAGVPRFMKGEGRGWITAEYGMLPRSTGTRMNREAARGKQTGRTVEIQRLIGRSLRAALDLEALGENTITLDCDVIQADGGTRTASITGCCVALMDALNAMVEKSMIKTNPMNNLVAAVSVGIYEGEAVLDLDYPEDSSAHTDMNIVMTENGGMIEIQGTAEKEPFTQEEFEQMFGLAKKGISDLVAIQKAALAN
- a CDS encoding YicC/YloC family endoribonuclease codes for the protein MPRSMTGFARQEFQHPWGVLSCEIRSVNHRYLEPSFRLPETLRSLEPILRDLLRKNLSRGKVEVAFSLKTDLAEDARLGLNEKLADQIVELAQLVQDKLTDPAKLNPIDILRWPAVIKTAEIEADVLTQAGTDLFEKTLEELIANRVREGSELAQMIEKRLVNIGEQVEFVREKMPQLLEAHQQKLRAKLETLKVDVDEERFSQEAVYIAQKVDIAEEVDRLEAHLSEVRHTLKQNGPIGRRLDFLMQELNREANTLSSKSIATDTTQSSVDIKVFIEQMREQVQNIE
- a CDS encoding winged helix-turn-helix transcriptional regulator, yielding MTRVSFSHHQCSVAQCLSSVGDIWSFLIIRDAMAGISRYSDFEKSLGIAKNILKNRLNQLVENELMNKVEVGQTGSRFEYHLTQKGQDLFPVLVAIYQWSEKWVDEDKRSPFSLCDSEGVPIGKMLVADASGKELKQEDILRLQSKG